In the Ferribacterium limneticum genome, GCGCACCGACAGGTGGGGGAACAGGCTGGCTTCCTGAAAGACGACGCCGAGCGCGCGTTGGTGCGGCGGCGTGAAATGGCCGCGGGATTCGTCCTGCCAGACCTCGTCGCCAAGCGCGAAATAACCGGCCGGCGCCCGTTCCAGCCCGGCCATGGCGCGCAGGCAGGTGGTCTTGCCCGAGCCGGAATGGCCGAATAGCGCGGTGATGCCGCTGCCCGGCAGATTCAGGTCGACATCGAGCCTGAAGTCGCTCCGCTCGACCCGGAATCTGGCTTGAATTCCCTGGCTCATATCGTCTTCCGCCGTGCCGGATTGAAGGTGTACAGCGCCATCAGCACGGCGAAGCTGAACAGCACCATGCCGCCGGCCAGCCAGTGAGCCTGCGTGTATTCCAGCGCTTCGACGTGGTCATAGATCTGCACTGACACGACACGGGTCTTGTCCGGGATATTGCCGCCGATCATCAGCACAATGCCGAATTCGCCCACGGTATGGGCAAAGCCGAGAATGGCGCCGGACAAAAAGCCGGGCTTGGCCAGCGGCACAGCGATCGACCAGAAGGTATCCCACGGGCTGGCGCGCAGCGTGGCAGCCACTTCCAGCGGCCGCTCGCCGATCGCCTCGAAGGCGTTCTGGATCGGCTGCACGACGAAGGGCAGCGAGTAGAACACCGAGGCGATGACCAGACCAGGGAAAGTGAAAGGCAGCAGGCCGAGGCCGAGCGACTGAGTCAGTTGGCCGACCGGCCCATGCGGGCCCATGGTGATCAGCAGGTAGAAGCCGAGTACCGTCGGCGGCAGGACCAGCGGCAGCGCGACGATGGCGCCGACCATGCCCTTGAAGGCCGAGCGTGTCCGGGCCAGCCACCACGCAATCGGCGTACCGATGACGAGCAGGAGCAGGGTGACCACCGTGGCAAGCTTGAGGGTCAGCCAGATGGCAGCGAGGTCGGCGGAATACGTGGTGGTTTCCATGGTTATCGGCGAGCGAACAGAGCGTGCAGTTTACACAGGCTGGTCGCGATCTCGAAGTGCAGGCCAGGCAATGCCCGTGCTGGCAGCAGGCGGGGAATGGCGATAGTCATAGCCTTGCCTTAGCGCGGGGCTTGCGCTGAAAAACTGTAGAAGCCGCGGCCAAGCGCGTCTTCGTCACCGTTCTGCACGACCCGATAGATCAGCCAGCGGCCGTCGCGCAGCCGCCAGCCGCGCACCATCTCGCTGTAAGTGACGATTTCGTAGAACTCTTCGTCGTCGTCCGAACGGTTTTCGGTCAGCGTGTAACGATGAGCGTAGAAGCATGGTTCGCCATCTTCATCGTGGCCGAGTGTGCGGCAGGCCGGCATTTCGTATTCACGAAAGGCCGTGAAATCGAGCCCTTCGACCACGTAGTCCCGCCAGCGCTCGGGCAGATACCGCTGCCATTCAAGCGGCTTTGGCGGGCGAGTGGTGCGTCTGCCGGTGGAGGGCGAGACGGCGGCAGGCATCTCAGTGCAGTTCATAGCCGAACGATTTGATGATGCTGCGTGCCTTTTCGCCTTTCAGGTAAACGAGCAGGGCGCTGGCGGCCGGCTTGTCCTTGCCTTTGGCGAGCAGCACGGCGTCCTGGCGTATCGGCTCGTAAAGGCTGGCGGGTACGATCCAGGCCGACCCCGAGGTGATCTTGCCATCCTTGAATACCTGGGAGAGTGCGACGAATCCCAGTTCGGCGTTGCCGGAAAGGATGAACTGGTAGGTCTGCGCAATGTTCTCGCCCTGGACGAAACGCCCCTGCAGGCTGGGCAACAGGCCGAGCCTGGTCATGGTCTCGACGGCAGCGGTGCCATAGGGGGCGGTTTTCGGATTGGCCAGGGCAAGGTGCTTGAAGTTGGCGGTTTTCAGCACCTCACCCTTTGCATCGACCAGATCCGGGTTGGTCGACCACAGCACCAATTTGCCGATGCCGTAAGTGAAACGAGTGCCGGCGACGCCCTGGCCTTCCTTCTCAAGCCTGGCCGGGGTTTCGTCATCGGCGGCGACCAATATTTCAAATGGGGCGCCATTGACAATCTGGGCGTAGAACTTGCCGGTTCCCCCAAAAGACAAGGCCGCTTTGTGGCCGGTGTCTTTCTCGAACTGCGCGGCAATCTGCTGCATGGGCGCGGTGAAATTGGCGGCGACAGCAACCTGAACCTCGTCGGCCTGGGCGGTGGCAATGAATGCAGCGGTCAAGGCGAAAAGCAGGCGAATTTTCATGGTGAAGCTCCTTTCAGGCGTAGAGGCAAAGAATGACGGCGGAAGCCTTGAACACGGCGCAGGCCTGTTCGCC is a window encoding:
- the modB gene encoding molybdate ABC transporter permease subunit, giving the protein METTTYSADLAAIWLTLKLATVVTLLLLVIGTPIAWWLARTRSAFKGMVGAIVALPLVLPPTVLGFYLLITMGPHGPVGQLTQSLGLGLLPFTFPGLVIASVFYSLPFVVQPIQNAFEAIGERPLEVAATLRASPWDTFWSIAVPLAKPGFLSGAILGFAHTVGEFGIVLMIGGNIPDKTRVVSVQIYDHVEALEYTQAHWLAGGMVLFSFAVLMALYTFNPARRKTI
- the modA gene encoding molybdate ABC transporter substrate-binding protein; translated protein: MKIRLLFALTAAFIATAQADEVQVAVAANFTAPMQQIAAQFEKDTGHKAALSFGGTGKFYAQIVNGAPFEILVAADDETPARLEKEGQGVAGTRFTYGIGKLVLWSTNPDLVDAKGEVLKTANFKHLALANPKTAPYGTAAVETMTRLGLLPSLQGRFVQGENIAQTYQFILSGNAELGFVALSQVFKDGKITSGSAWIVPASLYEPIRQDAVLLAKGKDKPAASALLVYLKGEKARSIIKSFGYELH